ATATTATTGagcgtattgtttacgatgtttgtaatgtctgaccatatttaatatacatatgttatatataatttgtcgagtcttaatctgttctttggagcaatctgttaggcgagtgtgcatgattaattgaaataaaatttaaattagtatTTATATCAATTAGAATTGGTACAGTTTTTTAGTTGATAGGTCTTGTTCCTTTTTATAGTAAGAGATGACTTTGACACCATGAATTTggcatttaaattgaaaaccgaTAATCGATTTGCACGCTACGGTCAATGGGGGTGTTtcgatgtaaatatttatttgtttgtttgttcggtTTGTTTGCTGTGGGATAACACGGTGACATAGAAAGCAAGTGGTTCGTTTGGTGCACAAACAGAACTGCGCCCTTATAGGTCGCTTGACTCCACATTTTTAATCAGACTCGAGTCTCGTTACAAATAACAACTATGGCAATTCTGCAAAAGCACTTCAATTAGTGTGTCTGCACGGACAGCACGTGCCGGAGGGGTGAACACGGGATAAACCGGGAACAAAGCGGATAAATAAGATTTTAATGCTTGGGCAATCGCGTGCCAAGTACCATGGGATAATCCTAACTCTACCGGCATCGACTGCTCTTGTGTGTCAATATACTGATATCGTATGTCTATGCTATTTTAGAAACCACATTGTGCAAAGTTCATTGAAATAATACAATACGTATACACGATAGTATGTGACGTGGtactatattttatcaaaatagtGTGTTGTCTTGTCTGCAGAAATTTCGTTGCAAAATATTATGTGTAGTGTCTGAAAGTTCCACTTTCCACGTTCCactgaaagatttatttattttgtttaaactaCTTGGTTAGCTAACCAAGttctatttattaatattaaaaagttacatttatattatattcaaaaaacgatagattatggaaggatgataatttaatatgagatacgtagaactatttcacgaTAACTATTAACTtttgttcactttgttctgctgctgtgctgaccgacATTTACGaggtcgatggtgatgactagtcaccggacccagaaggtgccgcgtattgttcaaaggttgtaaatgcattgttaaaggtttgccgaaccttttttacaaaggatttgcaacaatggaacaatggatagaactgtgactatcctacctctagtgatgactagtcaccggacccagaaggtgccgcgtattgttcaaaggttgtaaatgtatttttaaaggtttgccgaaccttttttacaaaggatttacaacaatgaaacaatggatagcactgtgactatccggtgtctagtgaTGACTAATgttctcggagtctcgatgattACGACGTTACTctcagagtcgatgatgatcactaacgactgtcatctgcggagtcgatggtgaggaCTGACTTGAATTCTATCAGTATGAGGTTATATACATTTCTTTAAGACAATGTATTGTATTGAAGACAGAgtattgaagacacgtgtcacACAAAATAGTCTGGAGAGGCTGCAAGTTACCAGAACGCTGGAGGGAATGCGAGTGAGAGGACTgtctcccaagagatggtctgaccaaatcaaagaactgtCGGGATCGTCCCTTATCGCTGCCTTTAACTAGGTACATAATCGAGAGCATTATATGCCTACCACTATCTATACTGCAATAAGGGATTTTCAAAAAACAGCCCGAAATAAAAAACCGGTTAACCGGCTTTCatcggtttcagaaaattaagatttaagttttaaatttttatatcgaaaaaaaatttgtaaataaatagctacatattatattatgcaaaaaaataattgcttataaattaaattgaggtataaacattatgaactttcataagatcattattatatattatttgtaataataaaatttgtattatatatatatcaaagcggtctccgtgacgagccggaatgttaaattaccgaaaacgcaaatatcggaaggcaaacatcgaaaatcgaaagatcataagtcgaaagatcaaaaaaaaaaggtgcatggtaatacaacaggaacaagaggaacatgcttttcctcccgtgttctgcgcgcgcacattaatacgggaggaaaaagcctgttcttcttgttcctgttgtatcctgttcgcgcaaattaagtgagtatgtacgtgagtatgtaccgtttaccatgcaccattttttttttgatctttcgacttaagatctttcgattttcgatctttgccttccgatatttgcattttctgtcatttaacattctgtcccGCCACGGAGACCGTTTCATACCATatgtttattacgtatttactttatttttatatgttgtgattttatattaactaaatataaattatcttgccttttttcctgtcaaaacccaCTCCTTGACAAAATactggctacgccactgattgaaactactttcaataatatttaattgttttaagacCCGGTCTTCGTTCATTGCTAAATCTCAAAgccacacatttattttgatctttcatatacatttgaaattcataattgttagttttgaggaaaaaagcataaatttaaaaaaaaaaccttaacGTTAAAAAGCCGGTTAATCGAGCCAAAAAAAAGACAGTTTTAGGTTTGGTAAAATTTGGAAATCTCGACAAGGACAGTTTGAGAACTCATCGATACAGGGGAGCTTTGTCTGCGCAGAGCTTATCGCGTCGCAAGGGGTGAATCATGAAACGAGCTTTGGGGGTAAAAAGGCGTCTCCGATAGGGCAAAATGGACCAATGGGAGGCCGTCATTGCCTCGAGCCACACCCATGGTGAAGAGGAGGGGTGGGTATCGTCGACATTTCGGTCGCAGTTTTGACGACAATTTTGTGCGTAAACGACGCGTCGTGCACGCAAACTTCAAACGTCAAATTTAATTCAGCGCGAAAATATCCagtgattattttttcaaaattaccaAACCGGAAACATGATGTCCGCAATGACCATGTACCACAGCGAGAATCTGTCGATGGATTTGCGCGTCCCGCCGATTCAGTTGGAACACTTGCCCGAAGTATTGATTTGTAAGCTTTCAATTTAACGCGTATAACTACATACTTGTTTGATGTgtctttgtgattttttttttttttcatttgaatttttggTCGAGTCTTCGCTTTGGTTaattttgttgttttgtttgttCAATGGCAGCCAGTATCCCGAAATGCGGCGGTTGTCAGGAGTTGATCCTGGATCGGTTTATCCTGAAAGTGTTGGAGAGGACGTGGCACGCAAAGTGTTTACAGTGCTCCGAGTGTCGGGTGCAATTGACGGACAAGTGCTTCGCAAGGAACGGTCAGCTCTATTGCaaggatgatttttttaagtaagtCAAATTTGACAGAATgccatatattatatagaatttgtatattcacttacatatattgtagactTTGAATTTATTGGaagatttcatataaataataaggcaTAGACAATATGTTTGgcttattttaaatatcactTCGGCAAAGTCAAAGTCtataatacatttacatatactatAACAAAGAAACTTAGATGCACTCAAGTTGattttcatcaattttaatattaaacttttttttaatgctttgtagtacatacatatgtatttggtcTAATTATATTgagcgtatgtacatacattatttgagTAGATTATTTTAGTTGGTTCTGATTTTTAGGGTTAATAattctattaaatattatttcttatttaattttcatttaatgtgttgaataaaaatttaaacgtgtgacatatcattaaataaataattaattaacatacatatgtatgtatatacgtttgttctaaatataaataaaattacattgcCTTCGAATAGATAAATTTTTCGGGTACTATTCTTATTCAAAATCATcttatttatgataaaatatttaaaacaaatattttatccaattttttggtaataaattaaattttgattatatttttataaaagtattttatatttttaatttaagagatacatttatattatgaaatattttcaacaaaagCCGAtgtgttgaaatattttattcatttaatttttttaagaaaaaaaaaacaaattactgACATGAttcaaaatagtaaaaaaatgtcatagaaacattatttattttttaatatttcagtaAGCGGATTAGTTATCTATTGTTCTTTACAGTAATAGCGGAtaacaacatataaaaaaattaattgccgAATTTTATTATCGAAATCGTTTTCAAGGTTAGAAAAAGAATTTCTTTGCAAAAATTTGTACTTAATCTCTAAATCCAAAGTAAAAACACATTATAgagcttttttttcaatttcgtttcGAGACAATGAGCACATTAtgagtataaattaaaatttcatctttTCGAAATACTTTTAGACATGCATGAACAAGTTAATATTTTTGCTTTTATTAAACTGGCGCCACTGATTACTCGGCGCCCCGGGCGTTTGCCCGGTCCGCCCCCATCTAAGTCCGACCCTGAGattaaaaatgatttgaaacagAGTTGTTGTACGCGGTTGCAGACGTTTTGGAAGCAAATGCGCCGGCTGTTCCCAAGGCATTCCTCCAACTCAGGTTGTGCGACGAGCTCAAGAAAATGTCTACCACTTACCTTGCTTCTCCTGTGCCGTTTGCGCCAGACAATTGAATACCGGGGACGAATTCTACCTGATGGAAGACCGGAAGCTGGTGTGCAAAACAGACTACGAGGCGGCCAGAGCCAAAGGTATGCATAATCTAATTTATTAAGTGACCAAAAAAATTTAACTACTTATAATGTATATTTAGAAACATTTTTATTCCTCCCTTAAAATGCCCCCACTATACTTTTTACTAAAGCGATGTCAAGAATAAGAAAAGTCGAATTCGTTAAAATGTACCACAGAAATTCTTAGAAACAAATCTAGGAGACATGTTTCTTAATACGTCTTTGGTAATGTCTTTATCCACATACTACAAATTTTGACGTCCTGTGagagatttaaattaaaaccgtATTCATTGCACCATTTTCAGATAGTTCATAATCTTACTgtcattatatttatgttacaatgaaattataacagcagttaaattataattaagctACGTTTCAGTGAATTCATATCAGATCACGCATTCACtggatatacgtacatacatatatatgcatacatatgtagatatattttcactacgaaaattacaaattcacGGACCCTGATTACCGAAATCATAcccaataatttattaatatatctcGACAGATTTCTGATTATGATAACTTGACCGACGCTTTTACATTTACTCTTAACTATTTGGCCATCAGATAACTCTAATTGATGACAAAATAAAGATAAGCCGTACAATCATTGGTGTCTTGTTCAACATCttgatcaatattaaataaacaatgcaaacatttattcaaaaaaataaaataaacgaaattactttttgataataatttcaagtgatatataatatactatgtatagccaaggctgtggagtcggatcaaaatttatcgactccgattccgactttttgttatgattcgactccgactaCAACTTGAATGATTtgagtaagatcgacttttcttgccaacgtataaaattatcaataatttaaataaaagcgATATtcagaatacaaaaaaataaagaattgcaaaaaaatcactaaaaattaacATGTCACCCAATGTATTGAATCATTGGtgatgaaataggtataaataagtacatatgtatgtacattcatagtttatgtgtatgaatttcatacacaaaaaaagtagaataaacagagtaaaaatgaatacaaaagaagtaaataataaacatattaaaataccttcaattcaacgattttatttataatgtatgtacatatatcattgaaattcatgatttttataaagaaattattaaatgtcaatttaataatgaatttacttcaatataattaaagactctggtattaaagaaaataataataaaaaggagtcggactcggttgattttttattacgacTCCGACCCCGCTGGAAATGCTTCGACCCTTAAAGAATTTTAAAGAATTATGTTACGAATCGCTTTTAGTTAGGTTAAATTAAGGTCCCCGATTTCGTTTGATAGCTGTCAGCTTTAAACtctcataaattttatattttaatatcacaaaGATActctcatttaatattttaaggtACCTATTTACGAATCATTTGCCTTTGTAATTTGctttgaatttgtaattctattatTAGATCCACACTCAATAACTGACCTAgggaaattttaaattcactgtatcttatatgtatatatgtacatatatatgtggaaTGCTGGAAATCTAGGAATCGGCAGTAGTAGTATTTTACCGAGTATATGGTATACGGTCAATATTATAGTAGGAAAAGTGGAAAATTTATTTGGTCACTCAATAttctgtatgtaataaaaaaaatgaattgcgCTTGTCAACTGGGAACGTGCACGGGCTAAGGTGCTCGCACACGTTTgcagttacatatatgtaagctgCATTAATGCTATTCCGAAGGTGTGTGCATGGTAGATGGGGGTTCCCTGGATGGAGACTCCCCGAATAAGAGACCTCGTACCACCATCACGGCCAAGCAGCTGGAGACCCTCAAGAGTGCATACAACAACAGTCCCAAGCCGGCAAGACACGTCAGAGAGCAACTCTCGCAGGACACTGGACTCGATATGAGGGTTGTGCAAGTTTGGTTCCAAAATAGGTTCGTTGATTatgaattttctttatattaaacaaattgAAATACTGAGAAATGCTCAGTAAAGAGGTTCAAAGGATAATATTTATGAAGTAATGATACGAAATgaaactaattttaaatgaatgcaCTAAAATTGgaagttaattttaataaaattttgaagatTGTTTTTCCCAAAAAAGTTTTCCCAAAGTcgagatatctatagatatattcaaattaaattgatttctcgttccttaagagggctggatacctgaaaccttaattttgttgccgttcctttcgtcgatatacatatgtatatatttagtgaatgtatatattgagtgaatgcgacaatatatatcaatacatgtaatgagtgaatgcgacagttgcgcttcgaccagataatacgtattttaaatcgacaaaatcgaggtttcgtattctccgattttctcctccgaaactggaccaatttttaaaaaaatttcatcttcGGTATGAGaatgatattttctatgcacctgtgtgcgtatttttttttaaatcgaccgttaaataagcgcgctggactcttttcgtgggtgtaaaaaagaggcgattttatagatgtttggcggctcctagctcctataaaaaaataactaatcaaaaaaataaaagcacggATGCATGCCAatagtggatatccatagcatatcaaaaaataatttctctagtgccataattgaggaaggaaaagatgtaatacgtttgtatggacgaggcgctggggtccagcacTCTTAAGGGTTTCATTccatttcatcaaaatttttgaattcgtCTGAAAGACGcaatatatgagccgctatatttgaaagtccatgtttcttcatttcgagaaatatttcgcaagacattaaatgtatgtaatgttttacgtttaacaatatttaaaaatattggtggccgcctcagaaaagcagaatacgtttattctgcttctctgagattctggacatattgaataagtaataataatttgCGAATTAGGTCtaacataaatagtgtttttagatttaaaatttgactttcgccactttcaaatataatggttcATATACAGGGCCGTAGAGAGAAAATCTGGGCCCCGgtacaaatttgaaaatccgCCCCTCCCCTTGAcccattttagtaaaaaaaaaagtgttgtgggtatttcaattaatatcattgttaattaataaaaatatatttcatattaatttatatacataaatacaatacagtgaaacaaatgaagttaattaaatacaacaataaactataacaacacataaaatattattaatttaaaaactaactttgatttgaaatattctaaatccagtctaccgttcgcaattatacagcaaaattttaacttgtttgaataacgtattttcctaaagtcgaaagacaaacggatacttttaacaattaaaatcaatcatttattagtatatttcGGTTAAATTAGTCTAGGAATAGCACGTGCATCACATTtgcaattttaagttaaaagtttcatagaaaatttgcaaataggtaaatgtgaaagattttatctttattatcgaTGTAAAAATGCACTAATCTCGTAATTTTAACTGTCCGCTTGTTACCTGCCTGAATCGATCAAGGGTTATTTTACTAATCTGTTCTGGATATTGTGACGAGGGAACTGACCATTCTGATCACCAGAACAGATCTTtccctaaattttattatgccatAAGTAGTTAAAATCCGTTACTCgaaaatagatatataccattttgcttagtgtccaaaaaaccctaagagtataaaggccaaataatgcttttatacttttgctaaaaatgtacgTATTATTTGCGGgggccccgggcccccttcgaaaGCCGAGCCCGGGTTATTTGCATACCCTTCCCCCCCTCTCATCGGCCctgctcatatatacatatatttaaattaaaaaaaatggattttcacgatgtttatatttaagTTTTAGTTTTAAGGTTGATGGTTTTGTCCTCATCTAGTGCCAGACTTTAGCGCCTCGGGGGTAGTTTTAGCGAAACTTTGGCCAGACAAAGAGTGAAAGAAATTTTTGCTGTCCTTTAAAACTTTGCCAAGGTTATTTTCATAGTTAAAATTTCTAAGTGTAGTTATTACTTTTAAGTAATGATGTTTGTTGTGCAACTGTTTTGAGAATTTCATGTTTTCAGTAGTGTAATAAGTTTGTAAATAtacgaaaatgcaaatattatatattatataagtatgtacatacatatatattttagaaatcTTTAAATTAATCCATTTAAAACAGTCGTTTTGGTTCGCTGGTGTAAAACCGTTGTGCCTgaatcgttttaatttttttgtcctTTCAAGGTCAAATTGTGATGATTGAAATTGTGATTTATGCATTATTTATGAAATGTCTATCGATGAAAATTGATTTGattgaaatagatataaaaacatatccGCTTTCAGGAAAAGTTTCAAGAGATCTAATgataatgtgtatataatagGTTTTCTTTAACGTGCTATTTCGGGTTCATTTTCTTGTATAGtaatattttggaaaaaaatttaagtgctaaaaatatatgtgaatatatatacgtattatataatacgtaaatacatatagaataaAACATGTGAATGGTGGATAAAAAGTACTTGAATGAAAAGTGTAGGGAAAAAAGCTCTCCCTCATATTTCACGAGGCGTAGTCTCTCGTAGGGGGAAAAAGAGAGCTTTCTGCTACGGATGTGTACATACTcgaatataagtatgtatatacgctGAAAGTAATAAAAGCAGTCGGAAGAAATGAAATGGGAGGGCTTTATCGGGtaccaaaccaaaccaaaccaaaccGAAATGACAAAATGGCGGATCATATTGATTTTCTTCCTCCGACAAAGGTGCGTCGTCTCTCTCTGTACCACACATTCTACGCTACAAtacattttccttttttttattttactatttttgtcACAAACTtactacacacatatgtatgttcaaaattgtatttatttatctaatgtcaattatttttctgttgaagatatgtatgtatgttcataaaattttgcataatttttgAACGTCGGCACTTAAATCAATATTAcgaaagcttacatacatatgtattttgttactTTTTCTGTTTTACTGtagacatattttaatattaacagATATAAAATTTGGGTATAATCATTTCGGAAAAATaggtttattaaatgtattatagcTTGTATTCAACTTTAAGACCAAAATGTGATTGTCAATCTtatttaaatgctatttttatttcgtacAAATCTCCGTGGTTCAATGACACACTTTTGCTCtgaagtatgtatattaatatctaATTGACCCTGATACTATTTTAGGAATTAGGGTTcgcttttatataaataagacTTTTTCTgtgttatgaatatttaatagaatCATATAAAtctctaaatataaaatataaaatgtaaggaATGTCcttacattttatttgaaacattttGTTGACACACTTGAGAAGCTGATATTATtaactttttgttttattgatgcaaaatttataaatgcttattaatatttttatctaacaATGGTTAGtactatacctatataatatgtaagttatGAATTATCAGTGTAAGTTTATCAAgtttattggaaaattttcctATTCTAATTAGAAATTTGATTTTCACATTAGAAATCTAAAactttatattgattttatatatacggAAATTTCCTCGCATGATCATCGTGGGACAAATTCATCGCGGTGCCATTTCATCGCATTTCACACGAATTTCATCGCACGAACTTTTCAACACAGTAGCATTTTATCGCGGTGGCTTTTCATCATTTCAGACCATTTCATCGCGGCCATTTCATTTCGAAGACCATTTCATCACCAAACAAGACCTAATTTACATAtctaatgcaatttttttcaattacaaacgaaattgtagaaaatatatgtatttttttccgcAATAGTACCGCAAtagaaattttcaaacaaaatatacTAATTTTTTCTGTTTTGTTGACAAAGAAAGCTTGGAAGTTTTCaatcatttatattaaaaaagaaaaactatAATTCAAAACAATAATGCTTTTAATATtggaagaaaatttaaataaactagaatatttttgaaaattaaaaaaaactagaataatttgtttgaaaaattttatatgtatatcagcgaGTTGTCCCCACGATAAAATGTTCGCACAATAAAATGGTCTTGCGATGAAAAGCCACCGCGCTGAAATGTCACTGCGATTAGAAGTTCATGCGATGAAATGCTCGTGCAATGAGACGCCACCGCGATGAAATGGCACCGCGAGGAAATGGCACCGCGATGAAATGCCCTGCGATGAAGTGTCCGCGATGAAACGCTTGCGATGAAATTTTCAGGAATCTGATTTATAGCTTGTTTATAGAACTTATTTTCAAACTTGCAACTATCCTCCAATAGAGTGCGAGCTTTTGAAGGGTCGGCCGTGTAGTATGAATCTGAAgacttcaatttgatttttgcTTTGCAGAAGAGCAAAAGAAAAGCGCCTGAAAAAAGATGCCGGTAGGACTCGTTGGAGCCAGTACTTCCGGTCGATGAAAGGCGGCTCCTCACCTCGCCACGACAAACTCCTAGATAAGGA
The nucleotide sequence above comes from Arctopsyche grandis isolate Sample6627 chromosome 4, ASM5162203v2, whole genome shotgun sequence. Encoded proteins:
- the Lim3 gene encoding lim3 homeobox protein isoform X4; the encoded protein is MTKKIQRTISGMSSGPISPCAKKDDASIPKCGGCQELILDRFILKVLERTWHAKCLQCSECRVQLTDKCFARNGQLYCKDDFFKRFGSKCAGCSQGIPPTQVVRRAQENVYHLPCFSCAVCARQLNTGDEFYLMEDRKLVCKTDYEAARAKGVCMVDGGSLDGDSPNKRPRTTITAKQLETLKSAYNNSPKPARHVREQLSQDTGLDMRVVQVWFQNRRAKEKRLKKDAGRTRWSQYFRSMKGGSSPRHDKLLDKDELKVDLDSYSHHDLSNDSYSTVHMGLEEGASPHTRGYLTAATPPYLSAHSPPLPLAAHPYPYNDQIVYTSIGHGAPGVHGAGAIGGGSDLSSGSSPPHYPDFPPSPDSWLGEAPAPRY
- the Lim3 gene encoding lim3 homeobox protein isoform X1: MTKKIQRTISGMSSGPISPCAKKDDASIPKCGGCQELILDRFILKVLERTWHAKCLQCSECRVQLTDKCFARNGQLYCKDDFFKVVVRGCRRFGSKCAGCSQGIPPTQVVRRAQENVYHLPCFSCAVCARQLNTGDEFYLMEDRKLVCKTDYEAARAKGVCMVDGGSLDGDSPNKRPRTTITAKQLETLKSAYNNSPKPARHVREQLSQDTGLDMRVVQVWFQNRRAKEKRLKKDAGRTRWSQYFRSMKGGSSPRHDKLLDKDELKVDLDSYSHHDLSNDSYSTVHMGLEEGASPHTRGYLTAATPPYLSAHSPPLPLAAHPYPYNDQIVYTSIGHGAPGVHGAGAIGGGSDLSSGSSPPHYPDFPPSPDSWLGEAPAPRY
- the Lim3 gene encoding lim3 homeobox protein isoform X3 codes for the protein MTKKIQRTISGMSSGPISPCAKKDDASIPKCGGCQELILDRFILKVLERTWHAKCLQCSECRVQLTDKCFARNGQLYCKDDFFKVVVRGCRRFGSKCAGCSQGIPPTQVVRRAQENVYHLPCFSCAVCARQLNTGDEFYLMEDRKLVCKTDYEAARAKDGGSLDGDSPNKRPRTTITAKQLETLKSAYNNSPKPARHVREQLSQDTGLDMRVVQVWFQNRRAKEKRLKKDAGRTRWSQYFRSMKGGSSPRHDKLLDKDELKVDLDSYSHHDLSNDSYSTVHMGLEEGASPHTRGYLTAATPPYLSAHSPPLPLAAHPYPYNDQIVYTSIGHGAPGVHGAGAIGGGSDLSSGSSPPHYPDFPPSPDSWLGEAPAPRY
- the Lim3 gene encoding lim3 homeobox protein isoform X2, whose product is MMSAMTMYHSENLSMDLRVPPIQLEHLPEVLISSIPKCGGCQELILDRFILKVLERTWHAKCLQCSECRVQLTDKCFARNGQLYCKDDFFKRFGSKCAGCSQGIPPTQVVRRAQENVYHLPCFSCAVCARQLNTGDEFYLMEDRKLVCKTDYEAARAKGVCMVDGGSLDGDSPNKRPRTTITAKQLETLKSAYNNSPKPARHVREQLSQDTGLDMRVVQVWFQNRRAKEKRLKKDAGRTRWSQYFRSMKGGSSPRHDKLLDKDELKVDLDSYSHHDLSNDSYSTVHMGLEEGASPHTRGYLTAATPPYLSAHSPPLPLAAHPYPYNDQIVYTSIGHGAPGVHGAGAIGGGSDLSSGSSPPHYPDFPPSPDSWLGEAPAPRY
- the Lim3 gene encoding lim3 homeobox protein isoform X5, which gives rise to MTKKIQRTISGMSSGPISPCAKKDDASIPKCGGCQELILDRFILKVLERTWHAKCLQCSECRVQLTDKCFARNGQLYCKDDFFKRFGSKCAGCSQGIPPTQVVRRAQENVYHLPCFSCAVCARQLNTGDEFYLMEDRKLVCKTDYEAARAKDGGSLDGDSPNKRPRTTITAKQLETLKSAYNNSPKPARHVREQLSQDTGLDMRVVQVWFQNRRAKEKRLKKDAGRTRWSQYFRSMKGGSSPRHDKLLDKDELKVDLDSYSHHDLSNDSYSTVHMGLEEGASPHTRGYLTAATPPYLSAHSPPLPLAAHPYPYNDQIVYTSIGHGAPGVHGAGAIGGGSDLSSGSSPPHYPDFPPSPDSWLGEAPAPRY